TTTCTGTCACACCAAATGCTTCCGCTGATGGGCTATAGGTCTTTGTGACGACGGTCTTTGAAACTCCTTCCTCTTTATCCTGTTCAAATTCAGAATTAAATCAGAAGAGAAGAGTAAAACAAGACAGCAGAATAATTAATTTAGGATTAAACAAGCGTGTTGTCTAGAATAATTTAAGATAATTCAGTTTAGAACTTTATATGTATGCATGTACCTTGTCAGTTGTCACATAATGAAGTTTAAAATTTAAGAATAATTAATTTAGGAGTATCAATTTAGGATTTTTTTTTTCCTTGTGCTCTAAAAAGTATTGTTACCTCATCAAGGAAGGGTTGTTTATTAGCAGATGTTTCAGCACCTTGCTCGGTCgattcttcttctccatcttcttcaccGGGGTCAGCGTCACCATCTTCGTGGACCTCAAGGTCATCTGTCAAATCTTCCCTTCTTTTTTCTTCTACAGAACCGCCAACATCTTCATTTTGTTTACGTTTTCCAAACGCCATCTAATCTCTGCAAACTTCTATCACCAATAAAAGAATTAATCAAACTAG
The sequence above is a segment of the Triticum dicoccoides isolate Atlit2015 ecotype Zavitan chromosome 1A, WEW_v2.0, whole genome shotgun sequence genome. Coding sequences within it:
- the LOC119349432 gene encoding uncharacterized protein LOC119349432, which gives rise to MAFGKRKQNEDVGGSVEEKRREDLTDDLEVHEDGDADPGEEDGEEESTEQGAETSANKQPFLDEDKEEGVSKTVVTKTYSPSAEAFGVTEIDSVDLKIMEFITGNGIPLNAMTDEKPSIL